In Cytophagia bacterium CHB2, a single window of DNA contains:
- a CDS encoding 50S ribosomal protein L10 encodes MLESRTIRPEKQEAVTDLVARMSAAKSVFVTDYSGLTVEAITRLRRDFRKSNVDYLVSKNTLTRLAATQVGMKDIVPHLEGTTAIAFGLGDPAAPAKVLLEFTKKSEKPTIKAFVFEGQYYDGKFAEEISKLPGRNELLARLLGSMNAPVTGLANSLQGIIRKMAYALNAVADQKKEAAGAQ; translated from the coding sequence ATGTTAGAATCCAGAACCATTCGGCCAGAGAAGCAAGAAGCCGTAACCGATCTCGTTGCACGGATGTCAGCGGCAAAAAGTGTTTTTGTCACAGACTATTCCGGTTTGACCGTCGAGGCCATTACCCGGCTGCGCCGCGATTTTCGCAAGTCGAACGTGGACTATCTTGTGAGCAAAAATACGCTCACGCGCTTGGCGGCCACTCAGGTTGGCATGAAAGACATCGTGCCGCACCTGGAAGGCACGACAGCCATTGCGTTCGGCTTGGGTGATCCCGCAGCTCCGGCAAAAGTGCTGCTCGAATTCACCAAGAAAAGTGAAAAACCGACAATCAAGGCCTTTGTGTTCGAAGGCCAGTATTATGACGGCAAATTCGCCGAAGAAATTTCCAAATTGCCGGGCCGCAACGAGCTGTTGGCGCGTTTGCTCGGCAGCATGAATGCGCCGGTCACGGGTCTTGCAAATTCTCTGCAAGGCATCATCCGGAAAATGGCATATGCATTAAATGCAGTCGCAGATCAGAAAAAAGAAGCTGCGGGTGCGCAATAA
- a CDS encoding 50S ribosomal protein L7/L12, whose product MSTNDFIQAIENMSVLELSNLVKAIEDRFGVSAAAPAVAMMPQAGGAMPAQAQAEEKTEFDVVLASAGANKINVIKVVRTLTSLGLKEAKDLVDSAPKTLKEAVNKEEAQKIKAQLEEAGATVEIK is encoded by the coding sequence GTGTCTACGAATGATTTTATCCAGGCGATCGAGAACATGAGTGTTCTTGAGCTATCAAATTTGGTCAAGGCAATTGAAGACCGGTTTGGCGTGTCTGCCGCAGCCCCGGCCGTGGCGATGATGCCGCAAGCTGGCGGTGCAATGCCGGCGCAAGCCCAAGCCGAAGAGAAAACCGAATTTGACGTGGTGCTAGCCAGCGCCGGCGCCAACAAGATTAACGTCATCAAAGTCGTGCGTACCCTCACCAGTCTGGGTTTGAAAGAAGCCAAAGATTTGGTGGACAGCGCGCCGAAGACGTTGAAAGAGGCGGTGAACAAGGAAGAAGCACAGAAGATCAAAGCGCAGTTGGAAGAAGCTGGCGCCACCGTCGAAATCAAATAA
- the rpoB gene encoding DNA-directed RNA polymerase subunit beta: MENTNGKRYSFSKLSTVIDLPDLLDIQLKSFNEFMQLDVEPSKRDNQGMQAVFKSIFPIYDSRENFCLDFVEFYIEKPKYDMDECQERGVTYSVPLKAKLRLSVKDEESGNFGETTEQVVYLGNIPFMTTRGTFIINGAERIVVSQLHRSPGVFFDELKHPNGTKLFSARIIPLRGSWVEFLTDISDVMYVYIDRRKKFPVTTLLRAIGYSSDKEVLQLFDLIDEIKLSDSKVKQFLGRQSIGDVVDRETGEILLEKDAELTEEAIDRLKKAKITTVRLLRSDSAFGPEVISNTLKRDAAHSQQDALEAIYRQLRSGEPPDLDTAKQFLERMFFNPKRYDLGEVGRYRLNKKLGLDTPVSTTVLTENDIITIIKYLLDMRNGHRTADDIDHLGNRRIRTVGEQLSQQMSVGLSRMARTIKERMNLRDSEKLTPQDLVNARTIISVINTFFGTSQLSQFMDQTNPLAELTHKRRLSALGPGGLTRERAGFEVRDVHYTHYGRLCPIETPEGPNIGLISSLTTFARINDFGFIETPYRRVKNGRVSTDIEYLSADDEDQYVIAQANAPIDNRGHYLNDRVKARIKGEFPVVPPEELHYMDVSPNQIVSAAAALIPFLEHDDANRALMGSNMQRQAVPLLVPEAPLVGTGFEAKVAHDSRAMIISDFDGVVEHVETDKIIIRKDMPSGRGKKIEVEALLNFEETDLVTYRCTKFMRTNQDTCINQRPIVNVGDRVKKGQVLADGCATQGGELALGRNVLVAFMPWRGYNFEDAIVISERVVQKDIYTSLHIEEFELQVRDTKRGEEELTREIPNVSEESTKDLDENGIIRIGAEVVAGDILVGKVTPKGETDPTPEEKLLKAIFGEKAGDVKDASLKAPPGLKGIVIDTKLFSRKKKDSKSKRQEKKKVDEIEEWHTRELARLKKLRSEKLINLLSGETSATIRDTHGKVVVRASTELTEERLSELDFEKLDRSEGWTEKRRINELVDLVFSTYERKVQDTEEEYERRKLKIIVGDELPPGIVQLAKVYVAKKRKLMVGDKMAGRHGNKGVVAKIVPIEDMPYLEDGTPVDIVLNPLGVPSRMNLGQIFETTLGWAASKLGVKFATPVFDGASEQEVINEMKKAGIPEDGKVQLFDGRTGELFNERVTVGQIYMLKLSHLVEDKIHARSIGPYSLITQQPLGGKAQFGGQRFGEMEVWALEAYGAAYTLQEILTVKSDDVRGRSKVYEAIVKGDNLPEPGLPESFNVLIRELQGLGLDVELVDDSENGKSN, translated from the coding sequence ATGGAGAATACAAACGGAAAACGGTACTCGTTTTCAAAACTAAGTACCGTGATCGATTTGCCGGATTTGTTGGATATTCAGCTCAAGTCGTTCAACGAATTCATGCAGCTCGATGTCGAGCCTTCCAAGCGCGACAACCAAGGAATGCAGGCGGTATTCAAGAGCATTTTTCCGATTTACGACAGCCGGGAAAATTTTTGCCTGGATTTTGTTGAATTTTATATCGAAAAACCCAAGTACGACATGGATGAGTGCCAGGAGCGCGGTGTAACCTACTCGGTTCCGCTCAAGGCCAAACTCCGCCTGTCGGTAAAAGATGAGGAAAGCGGCAACTTCGGTGAAACAACCGAACAAGTCGTCTACTTGGGAAATATTCCCTTTATGACCACGCGCGGCACCTTCATTATTAATGGCGCCGAGCGCATCGTGGTGAGCCAGCTTCATCGCTCTCCCGGCGTGTTCTTTGATGAATTGAAGCATCCCAACGGCACCAAGCTCTTTTCGGCGCGCATCATTCCGCTGCGCGGTTCGTGGGTCGAATTTCTTACTGACATCAGCGATGTGATGTATGTCTACATCGATCGCCGCAAGAAATTTCCGGTCACCACGCTGTTGCGCGCGATTGGTTATTCCTCCGATAAAGAAGTGCTGCAGCTTTTCGATCTCATTGACGAAATCAAGTTGTCGGATTCGAAAGTCAAGCAATTTCTTGGGCGGCAGTCAATCGGCGATGTCGTCGATCGTGAAACCGGCGAAATTCTGCTTGAAAAAGATGCAGAACTGACGGAAGAAGCAATCGATCGCTTGAAAAAAGCGAAAATTACGACCGTGCGATTGTTGCGTTCGGATAGCGCCTTTGGCCCGGAAGTGATTTCGAACACGCTTAAGCGCGACGCCGCACATTCGCAGCAAGACGCCCTGGAAGCCATTTACCGCCAGCTCCGCTCGGGCGAGCCGCCGGATCTGGATACCGCCAAACAATTTCTCGAGCGCATGTTCTTCAATCCCAAACGTTACGATTTGGGCGAAGTCGGGCGTTATCGCCTCAACAAGAAGCTCGGGTTGGATACGCCGGTGTCCACGACGGTTCTTACCGAAAACGATATTATCACGATCATCAAGTATCTGCTCGATATGCGCAACGGCCATCGCACGGCCGATGACATCGACCATTTGGGCAATCGCCGCATTCGCACCGTGGGCGAGCAGCTTTCGCAGCAGATGAGCGTCGGTTTGTCGCGCATGGCGCGCACGATCAAAGAGCGGATGAATTTGCGCGACAGCGAGAAGTTGACGCCGCAGGATCTCGTCAATGCGCGCACGATCATTTCCGTGATCAACACGTTTTTCGGCACCAGCCAGCTCTCACAATTCATGGATCAAACCAACCCGCTGGCGGAATTGACCCACAAACGCCGTCTCTCCGCTCTCGGACCTGGTGGTTTGACGCGCGAGCGCGCCGGTTTCGAAGTACGCGACGTGCATTACACGCATTATGGCCGTCTGTGTCCGATTGAAACGCCGGAAGGTCCGAACATTGGTCTCATTTCATCATTAACCACATTTGCGCGCATCAACGATTTCGGCTTCATCGAAACGCCCTATCGCCGCGTGAAAAACGGCCGCGTGTCGACGGATATCGAATATCTCTCCGCCGACGATGAAGATCAATATGTCATTGCACAAGCGAACGCGCCGATTGACAATCGTGGCCATTACCTGAACGATCGCGTGAAGGCCCGTATCAAGGGCGAGTTTCCCGTGGTGCCGCCCGAAGAACTCCATTATATGGATGTGTCGCCCAATCAGATCGTCTCTGCCGCCGCGGCATTGATCCCGTTCCTGGAGCACGATGACGCCAACCGCGCGTTGATGGGTTCCAATATGCAGCGCCAGGCCGTGCCGCTTTTGGTTCCGGAAGCGCCGTTGGTCGGCACCGGTTTTGAAGCAAAAGTGGCGCATGATTCCCGCGCGATGATTATTTCCGATTTTGACGGCGTGGTCGAACACGTGGAAACGGACAAAATCATCATTCGTAAAGACATGCCCTCGGGGCGCGGCAAGAAAATCGAGGTCGAGGCGTTACTGAATTTTGAGGAAACCGATTTGGTGACTTATCGCTGCACCAAATTCATGCGCACGAACCAAGATACTTGCATCAATCAGCGCCCCATTGTGAACGTCGGCGATCGGGTGAAGAAAGGCCAGGTGTTGGCTGACGGTTGCGCGACGCAAGGCGGTGAGCTTGCATTAGGCCGCAACGTTTTGGTGGCATTCATGCCGTGGCGCGGTTACAACTTCGAAGACGCCATCGTCATTTCTGAGCGCGTCGTGCAGAAGGATATTTATACCTCGCTCCACATTGAAGAATTCGAGTTGCAGGTGCGCGACACCAAGCGCGGCGAAGAAGAGTTGACGCGCGAAATTCCAAACGTTTCTGAAGAGTCCACCAAAGATCTCGACGAAAATGGCATCATTCGCATCGGCGCAGAAGTGGTGGCCGGCGATATCCTGGTTGGCAAAGTCACGCCCAAGGGCGAAACGGATCCAACGCCTGAAGAGAAATTGCTGAAAGCAATCTTCGGCGAAAAGGCCGGCGATGTGAAAGATGCTTCATTGAAAGCGCCGCCCGGGTTAAAGGGCATTGTGATCGACACCAAGCTTTTCTCCCGCAAGAAGAAAGACTCCAAGTCGAAGCGCCAGGAGAAAAAGAAGGTCGACGAGATTGAAGAATGGCATACTCGCGAGTTGGCGCGTCTCAAGAAACTGCGCAGCGAAAAGTTGATCAATTTGCTTTCGGGCGAAACGTCCGCGACCATTCGCGACACGCACGGGAAAGTCGTGGTGCGTGCCAGCACGGAGTTGACTGAAGAGCGCTTGTCCGAACTTGATTTTGAGAAACTCGACCGCAGCGAAGGCTGGACCGAGAAAAGGCGCATCAACGAGTTGGTCGATTTGGTATTTTCGACCTATGAGCGCAAAGTGCAAGACACCGAAGAAGAGTATGAACGGCGCAAGCTCAAAATCATCGTCGGTGATGAATTGCCTCCTGGCATCGTTCAGCTTGCCAAGGTTTATGTTGCGAAAAAGCGCAAATTGATGGTCGGCGATAAGATGGCAGGCCGCCACGGCAACAAGGGCGTCGTCGCCAAAATCGTTCCGATCGAAGATATGCCTTATCTTGAAGACGGTACGCCGGTTGACATCGTGCTTAATCCGCTGGGCGTGCCTTCGCGCATGAACCTGGGCCAGATTTTTGAGACGACTCTGGGCTGGGCTGCTTCCAAGCTCGGTGTAAAATTCGCCACGCCGGTATTCGACGGCGCAAGCGAGCAGGAAGTCATCAATGAGATGAAAAAAGCCGGCATTCCGGAAGATGGCAAAGTGCAGTTGTTCGATGGCCGGACCGGCGAGTTGTTCAACGAGCGCGTGACCGTCGGCCAGATCTATATGTTGAAGCTGTCGCATTTGGTCGAAGACAAGATTCACGCGCGCTCCATCGGCCCGTATTCCTTGATCACGCAACAGCCGTTGGGCGGCAAGGCGCAATTCGGCGGCCAGCGTTTCGGTGAAATGGAAGTTTGGGCGCTGGAAGCTTATGGCGCGGCCTATACACTGCAGGAAATTTTGACCGTCAAATCAGACGATGTGCGGGGGCGGTCGAAGGTTTATGAAGCCATCGTGAAAGGCGATAATTTGCCGGAGCCTGGTTTACCTGAATCCTTCAACGTTCTCATTCGAGAGTTGCAGGGCTTGGGTCTCGACGTCGAGTTGGTCGACGATTCTGAAAACGGCAAATCGAATTAG